DNA from Lates calcarifer isolate ASB-BC8 unplaced genomic scaffold, TLL_Latcal_v3 scaffold_23_51, whole genome shotgun sequence:
TGGATGGTGGCAACAAAACTGGGAAAGCCTAGTTACTTCCTATGACATGAAATATGTCTTTTGAATTGTTGACTTCCTCTCTAATTTTCCCCAAACCCCATCTCCCATGATAAATATTCCTTTAACTTCCTCCTTCAGGCATGCTCTTTAAAGTTCACTGcgttcatttttgtttgagaaGACTCAGCCACCCGTGTAGCATCTCATCTGAGAAcaaatttctttttctgttacaATGTCCCCAGGCACACAATATACCCAGATAGGGAGCTGAGAGTTGACAATGGTGAACAGTTTGTTACACTGGAGACCACTCTTGGCTCCACGCTCATCCTGACCCTCCCCATCATCCCCCAGGTGGGATCTGTCACCACTAAAGATGATATTCTCACAGTCTAATCAGCTGACGTGCAAACCTACCACATCCCTGAGCAACATGCACACTGCAGCCATCCAACACAGATTACTCTTCACAGCAGAGTGACACAGGAAAGAGGGATAAAACGATAACAGGACCTTTTGAGCTCCAATGTCTGTGGTGGGAGTCGAACCCTACTAGGGCCCACCCAAGTAGACTGGAGAAGATGGGGAGGGGGGTGAAAAGGCCAAGCTGTTGAGAGCTGGTGTGTGCTGTGGAACAGTATCAACCACAGTACTTACCAAAGTGTCAGATTTATCTGTGGTATTTctccaataaaaacacaagtgtgGCTACCTTTCCGAAAATTTTAGATGCATGATGTAGAAAACCCATCAGCTACTCTTGGCGAAAGTGTGTTGgtgcatgaaaaaaagaaaacattttgttggcATAAAGCCTTCATCAAGGTTTGAGATTTTCATTGTACCACAACCACAAGCTTCCAAAGCATCTGAATTTGTTCATGATAAATGGACTCCTTGtaatattgtatgaaaaacaaaaccaagagtCTAAAGCCATGCCAGGTACTTTTTGAGGCTGTACAGCACAGAAGCAATAGAGCTGAacgctaatgttagcatgctagtaTACTCACACAATGACAGTGTTATGTTGTGATTTGATGTTAATGTCAACcattttcacagtaaatgttGCAATTAGGATTAAACACAAGCAAAGCTGAGGCTGATATAAAGTCATTAGTTATGCAGGTAGTTGCTCATAAACCAAAGCACTGGATAAACTGAAActttgactgtgtttgacttATCATTCTGTGGGGAACATGACTGTCTGTACTAAATTTAATAGCAATCCAGCCATGTAAATCTAAACCAAATCCAACTTACTTGTGGCTGAGGAAAAAATGGCCACATCTTCAGTCTGGACCTAAGTTGTGGATTTTACAAATCATCTTTGGAAAGTGCAATGCAGAATCACCATAGCAATGATCTCTTCTACTAAAATAACCATAATATCTTTTGGCAGTCGAAGATGAAGGATACACTAATCTTAAGTGACTTTATCCATcactgataaaaaatatatgGAGATTATGTCCTTTAGCCCAGGGCTGTAGTTACCACTAGGAACACCATGGTAATATCCTCAATAGTGTTTCCAGGaatttgatcataaaccaaagtagtAGTTGACACATGTCCACCTGTTGATGACGCTAAATGGAAAGtgaggggatcaccaaagttgtTACCGTTAATTCTGGGGGAGACATAAACATCTGTACTAAATGTCATGGAAATCCAGTGACTAGTTGGTGAGATATTTAACTTGAAACCATAAATGTCAACCTTgtgagaaaacatcagagaatCACTGAAGTCATTGGGATCTGTCCTCTGGGAACCAGGAATATCCAAACTTTGCGCCATCAGGTAgctgttaagatatttcacCACATATGTTCAAATGTTTGCCTGCTTGTGATGccagatgaaaagaaaggatATCACCAAGGTCATTAGGATTCACCTaacaccaaaaatgtcaacctcaccATGGCAAGTCAGAGGACCCCCAAAATCAGCAGAATTATGAAAGGCAATCCatagtagttgttgagatatgtCAGTCTGCACCAAAGTTGTGATGCAACAGTGCAACAGATCAACACAGTCATCCACAGAGCCGTGCCACTAGGGTGGCTAAAAATTTAAAGGAAGGTTGAGATTACATTTGAGCAAATTAACCTCAAAGCATTTACAACTTGCAGTAGTTTGTTAATTAATATTACACTTTTCCAGAGAAGCCCTCTGGTTGACTCTTGAGGTCTCTTCACCAGGCGCAGAAATCACTGGTTTGTTAAAGATAAAACAAGCTCTGTCTCAGTTGCAACTCTAATACGTGTTTATTCCAGTGGAACTCTCCAGGGGTGTCCTATGTTTCCTTAAGTGTTTCTGTAGCAGCTTGGAGACATGTCTGACAGCTAACCCAGGGAGGGAAATTTCCCATGTCGCATTTATATCTCGCCCCCTTAATCACTCTGACAGATGCTTTCCTTGCAAATTAACTTTTATAAAGAAATCAGTGAGTTCTTCACTCCAGTGTTCCAGCACTTGCTTTATGGCCAAGTGCTTTCTGTCTCCATCAGAAGCAATAGTAACCAGGTGTGTCCCAGCTACATGCCATTTCATGCTCTACTAAATCTCAAGAAATCATTCCCCATGCAAAAGTAATTAGGATAAATGTCATAGCGGGAGGAATGTTGATCTAAGTGAGGATGAAATACTGTACTGTTTTGATCATCCAGGAAGTGAAGTGCGGGAATGCATCATTACATTTGCTGAAAAGCCAGCAGTCCCATTTCACCACCTGGTCCTCAGCTGCCCCCTTAGAGCTCAACTCATCCAAGACAAGCAACAGCAATCTCCCCTCTCTCAGTGAGGCCAAGGATACCCCTTGTCGGATGCACAAGTGGAAGGAAATGGCTAATGTATAGGCCCTGGCTCAGGGGAATCTATTTCTTGGGGGAGAATGCACAGAGCTTGAAcaagtgagtgtttgtgtcaggCCAGTCAGTGTCTGGCTAATGGAGCATAGACAACATACTGTGTTTGTGCGATtgagaaagtgaaagacagaTAATGACAGAGACCTTTAGCAATGCAGAAATTGAGGCAGTGAGATACAAAGAATGGAGATAAAGTATGCATTCATGACAATGTCCAGACTAAACAGTTTGTCCTCATCTAACTTCTATAGAAAGTGTAAAGAAAGACCAATGTAccacatctttacatttttgtaatttttttaatgatttaaaaacaaatacccTGACCCTTGATATAGAAATGTACAGTAACCTGGATGAAAAAGTTTCAAAAACAGTTCTTACATAGCAATTTCTATAAAGACATTGGTCAGTTTCAGGCACTTGGAACCACATACAGTCTTTGTTGGTCATGCTACACAAGAAAGTATTTCTTTGGTCCTTTTTCCCTCCCAGTCAGGTCAGctgaaaccacagacagaacaaaaacagctttCTGGTTTCGCACCAAgtatttacatttcattaaaGACATTATACACAAGCCATCAGACAAGAAACAGAACTAGAAAAGTTCCTCCGTCACACATCAATCCTTCATATTTGTCCATGCATGTCCACACTGGTTATGAAATGACAACAGAGTAAAAAGGTACAATTATAATGGCTcgaattagatttttttttttttttttacagcagtatTAATCAATATAACTTAGTGGAATGGTTTTGTTATACGATTTGgcaaaaaaatatacattaattcCTTTTTGTCCACATTGGCCCTCAAAACAAAAAGCCACATTGCTACAGAGGTACCAAGCACCCTAATGAATGCTCAGCTTACATCGATGTAAAGTTAAAACGGAAAGCTCTCCAGACATCCTAAGTCATTGCTCAGCTACAAGGCAGCCACGTTTGATAAGAGTTACTGCATGTGGCCATGGGTGACTGAACCTGTGCCACATAGTAATTGCTGAAGTTGACGTCTCTGACATAGGGAGCGGGCTGGTAGTAGCAGGTGATGTTGGACAGAGCAGGGATAGCATTCTGTTCGGCCATTACGCGCAGAGCCAGGGCAGAAATAAGTGCCAGCGTCTGTCTGCGCTCGTGACCCATCAGACACACAGTGCTCTCATCCACCACTCGCCTCAGCGTCACCAGGTACTCATAGCGCTTGTGCTCCATGCCCGCAAAGTGGTTCTGCAGATACGCCtccagtttcctctgctgctcgcTTATGTCGGGGAAGTCGATGAAGAAACGCGAGCACATGTAGCGCTGCATCTGTTTCATCTGAGCCTCAGAGGAAGGCCGGAAGCCTCgtaccagcaggtggcagtacTTGAGCAGCCCACCTCCTCTGATCTCTTCTGGGCTGCGGGTGGCGATAGTCTTGGAGCAAAGGTGACCCAGAGCCTCCTCAAAGTCTCCATACATGCTCTCTCCCTGCACTGTAGGGTGGAAGGTTTCGGACATGGCCGTCTCCGAGCAGCGGTCAAAGAGCAGCAACGAGTCCAGAGTGATCTGGAAGGAGTCAACACTGAACTCAAACTGCCTTCTCAGGGAGTCCACAAACTTTAGTTCCACATTCTTGCCAGTATTGTTGGACAGCGAGATGAGGCTCCAGCGGTCTGTCTCGTTGCAAACTTTCACCAGTTTCTGCACATACGCTTCCTTCAGGGCGAGGGCTGTGATTCGCTCCCTGCACACCCCTTCAGGCAAGAAGTCCACCAAGCAGTCCAGCACCACATCTTTCACCAGCCGGAAGGTTTTGTCATCAGTTAGATTCAAGCCAAAGATGAGGTCCAGGTCTTTATAGCCAAGGCCATTGTCCTGGTGCAGCACATGGCTGGCTGCCGAGCCATTCAGCTTGACGTCACGTACCACCACACCCTGCTCCTCCAGCCGAGCCCTGACCACCTGAAAGATatagagacagggaggaaaacTAAGTGATGGATATCCACAAAATAGACAACAATCAGAGGAGACTGACACAGAGAACAAGTTTGTACATGCAAAAAAGAATCTGACGTGCTGTCATTGGCAGATAAAGTCAATTTGCAAGTTGTTTCTAAATGCAAAACCTTGACAGAGTGATAAAATATTAGCAGCTGCAAAATATGAAGTATTTTTTGAATAATTCATTGTGGATAAATGCAGAAGCTACATGCAGGGAAAGCCAGGTGAAGCAGGTCGGCTTTCAGTACAGTGCATGAGGACACTTTGTCAACAAAGTGGCTTCTTTGAGGCTGTAATCCACCACTCAGAGAATGGTTTCATTAACCATAACCAATCATGTTGCCTGAGGGTGACAATGCcctacatactgtacagtacaccTTCAGTGAGCTGAGCACCCGATTTAGCTGACTTGCAGTATAATGTACATCAGCACAACAGAGATAAGCTGTGGAATATGACAAGTCAGTGCCTGTCTCCTGTAAGAGACTCCAAACTACACAAGCTGTAAACTTTTAAACTTGTGACCTGTATTGAGAGAATGTGATCCCTCTGCTGTCGTATAAACACTTGCTGGCTAGGGAAAAGGTTTATCTGGTTATTGGAACACACACCGTGCATGCACTGCTGCGATGCTTGGGTAAACTGCTGAGCTACAGACAGCTGAGATGTTTATGCTTCCTGTCTGTTACATCACTCAAATGACAccaagaggggaaaaaaaacagcaaaacaaggCCAATTCTGAGGCAATCCAAAACACAGCTGTCCATTAGATAACTCTCACTGGCCATCAGGATCTGCTGTTGTTGTACCAACTATCAATCTAGGTTGGCAAACACTATCCAGCCAGCCAGGCAATCCTATCAGAATCAGAAAGTTtctaattaaattattaaatctaaattttaTTCTATAAATAATGCTAACTCCACTCAAGGAAAACACAAGATTACAGGAAGTAAAATGAGTAAGGTACTTTTtatgataaaattatttttcccTCCCTTTGCCTTCACCTGCTgcattctcattctcattcttgCAACAAACCATACTGGGTAAGTGAGTGTTTCTATTACATTGAAAGGTCATGATGTGAAAGGACTGACTTCAACGTTTTTGAAAACAATTGTATTCGATTTCTTTCTAAGAATACCATTAGAAGATTTTACATCTGCGCATCAAATAAGGAGCTGGACTCTAGTATGTTTAGCCTAGCTAAACACAGGGGATACAGCCAGCTTAGCtctctccaaaataaaagcaaacacacctaaaaacatctctaaagctcacacAAATTACTGTTCATCAAAAAGTAGAAGAACACAACTTGGCCTAAAACCACatactgaatttatttattcatttctgtttttctatcttTTGTAGCaattatgttttgtatgtatttagCAAATCATATACAATGTGTAAACAAGACACCTTTAGAGTTggtagacttttttttaacttaacttAAACAAAGCTGTGCTAGCTGCTTCCTCCACCTTCCAGTGTTTACACTAAGGTCAACTACCACATCTGGTTTCTTACACAGACAGGGAAGTATTATCAGTCTTTGTAACTCACAAGCAGATTGGTGTATCTCCCAATGTTAAAACATTCCTTCAAAACCAAAAGTTATGATGACACCTAAATTTTTctgccagttttctgtcatCTAAACTCTGGGAGACCccacaagaaacaaaaacacttgaaaacTACGCAACCAAGCttagcaaaaaaataaaatataaaaccataTAACTCCAAAATCCAGTGAGAAAAGGTCAGATGCTGTGTAGAGTGAAATTACACATGGTATCACAATGCACTGGACACACTGCATAGaagtggagtttttttttttttttttaaaccatccAGCAAAGGGAAACCCACAGCAATATTTGCTCTGACCTCACACTTAAACAGTTGGTCTGAGTTAACAGCACGTCATAATCTGCCTGTCTGGGAGTCCTGAAAGGAGTGTATGAGGAAGCACAGCCCTGCCACCCCCACCATCCCCCATCCCAGCACTCATAAAATAGGCTTGTACATTTCCCACATGACGAACCAGCACCTGGTGAGCTGAGCAAGGGGAGACACTTCCGCTGACGTTCGAGCAGAAAAGCCTTGTAAAAGGAGCCGCAAACACACCAGACTGTCTGGTGTTGACAACGCCTTGGCGACACATAACAGTCTCTCCGCTTTCCTTCTCCAGTCTCAATAGTTTCCCTGAGTATTTCATTTAAGCTGTGgcctaaatgtgtttttattacagCAGTTTGAAATGACCCAGCCATTTACCAGCCCATAGTCCCCTGGACGCCAATAAGAGCTCTGGGCAGTGAGTCAGATCATCTTTCTGCCAAGGAAATGGCGACAGCGAATGAGAAGTTACGAGTCCCTGACCTTCGCATCCACTCCAAAACTAACCCAGCCAGTCAGTCGTACAGTAGCTTGGCAGGCGGCAGgggacgatgatgatgatggtttttCCTCTGATTTGAAAAGCTTCCTTGAATTTCCTACGCATGGGTGGTCATTTCACCTGAGTGCTCAGACCAGACTGAGTCACGGGCTGAAACGTGatgctgttttctcctctaTCTGATGCATGTTTTCAGTGAAGATTTGTTCATCTGCCTTAATGGTTCACAGACATTTCACTGTCCCAGACCCTTCATACTTTTTATGGAAATTATATGGAAAATTATATAGAATTATATTCAAGGGACCCAGTTAATGATGTTGTATTAGATTTGTTGAGCTAGCCATGTAAATTATAACGGGCGAGAGTTAAATCTATGGTAAGAATAGTTATCCTTATATAACCTGCAATTGTGTTAGTGTCTTatgatttaaaagtaaaatcaagCTATTCACCATTCTGTCAGTTGTCCCTGCAGCCAGCTCTACATTCCGCAACTCAAACTATATCACATTTTTTATAGTACAGTGTTGAACTTGAAAACTTTTGCTGTGTctgttactgtacattttatccTACAGAAATCAACTGGCACACAGGGAGGTGGCCATCATTTGGATTCTTCATATTTTACTTAAAGTCTGAATGATGTTTCAAAGAAGTACCAAgtaatttattgtttatttatatttatttatttatttatttagttgttGGTCTAAAAGTGGTGACTCCAATTTTACTTGATCCACCATTAACTGCTATCCATACTTTTTGATCCCTATGACGCATGAGGAAGTgcaagaaacaacaaacaactgatGATAAAAATCATTACAGAACAGTCTGAATGTTCCCAAGTTACCTTCTCTAGGGACTACTAGAAGCATGTGGTGTCTTCATGTTGCTCAATTTCTCAACAATAGCCTAGTGAGGAGTTAGTTTACAGTCTGGTGAGGGCCACAGTGGAGTCAGGCAACTGGTTTTCACTTACCACAGTGATACGTTGTCAAGCCTGACCCACAAGCCCAGTGTTATTACAGGCACTAATCCACTCCTCACATTCTGCTCCAACTCCAGGCCACTTACTACAATGCAGGAGAGTGGGAGTACTActtccagtttaaaaaaaaaaaaaaaaaaaaagacaataaaaagcACAATGGTAAAACCAGGTCactgagaaaaaaggaagagaccCATCTCAAATATGTACTGGAGACACAACACTTAAATATGATATTCTGTAGAGCTGGAATAAGAGACAGCCCTCttggtggccaacaaaaacacattggcCCCCATACCTCCGCCCCCAACACATAACCCACCGAACCCACACAACAAATTACATAACCTATGACACACTCTTCAGATATCTGCGTTAATCATCAAGTGGAATGATGCTAGCAGGTATTTACAAAGGGCCTCTATAGGTATGGCCTGCTGAGGGAACATGTACGTTCTCCAATTATTCCAACTGTGGGTTGATAACTGTCGACGTTAAGTgtcagtaacagtaaaagttTTCCTTCACGGCTCCCATGGCTCACTCAGAACCAGACCACAAACAGATGTTATTTAAATGTGGCCCTCAGACAAACCCACCATTGAGAGGggctcctctgactctctgggAGTGTGAGCCATTGGTCACCTCACCCAGTATGTGACGACAGGACAGGCTCCGAAATCATCTCTATCTGTCTCAGGTAGAAAAGTTCTGTCTGGTGCAAAggctaaaaataaatgacattaaaggaGCAGACTGGTGGTTTcgcatgttttagcacatttacCATGAATCATGAATACCTCACATTACTGTCAACCATTTTCCAAAACATATCATAGTGGTTTAGAatctttcagtgtgtttttccttccttccaggCAGTCATTGGTTTCCATTCATGTCCATATGGtatgaaaatcaacttgcagAAACTCGAGACCTGGCTGACATATTCCATGACAGAGAACATggcatctgtttttattttgtcaaaataatTTTGTCGCTGCATGGTGACAAAGAGCAGACTTTTCCTATTAAATTTGTACTAACAGGTGGATTATGCTAATGAAATTCATAAGTGTGCTTCCAAAGAAATAGTTAGTGATAActgtaaagtgtaaagtatgtgtgtgatgatatcagaaaatagtgcaAAGGTACCAGACAGAGCAGACACCTGACACAGGGATTTTATACCTATGGTTATTCTCCATGAATTGAATACACATGATTATAATTTTAAAAGTgatattctttgttttcataCTATGTTAGCAAGTTTTTGCACCACTAAATTGAACTTAACCAATAAAGAACTTGTGTTATAAAGTAATTAATGTTCAGGCAAAACCAACTCTGGGTTactaaattgtttatttttgttctttcagtcAGGCTACATCCAGCATGCTAATGTGTTAGCACTCAGGCAGGCCAGAcactggagacagagaaaagacgGTGGTGCCTCTCATCAGATATTGTGTAAGCAGTGGGCTAATTTAACAAGAGCTGGTCTTTGAAAGCTCCTTAAGCAGTGCTCTGGCTcatggaaagaaaaatgtttggGGTCCCTGTTGTCTGCTGAATTTTGTAATGAAGGAAAGACATTAGTGGGGATGTTCAGTGCAGATGGTAGGGCCTCCTGATTATAGAGGACCTTGAAATGTTATGTGTGTCTGAGGGTCTTTCTTCCCCCACAGGATCACCACAGAAAATATGAATCACTCGAGTGAAATACAAACCTGGATTACAGGCAAAGACATTTAAATAATGTCAAGGAAAATTGCAGCCTATTCCCTTTACGTTTCATTCCTAGTGAATATACTCGAGCTAAGTCATTATCTCTCCCTCGTTTTCACAagagctgtgaaaaaaaagactgaaggaGCAGAGGCATTAGTGAGCTAGTGGAAAACTGTGGTCATGGTGTTAGATCATCCCCACTCTTATGTCTGTGTTAAGAGTATGAGTGATCAAATGTCTTTTTAAGTGTAATCAGCTCTGCCACAAATCTTCACCACTGCACAAATGCATTTCACAAAAGCAGTGGCAACCTATGTGTCAACACACAAAACTGAGATGAGCAAGGATGATTTTATCTTCACTGTTAAAGCAATgagtgaatttattttatttttttgaaatttgatttttaaatccACTAATGCAGAGACATTATTACTGATTTTCTGGAAGTAACTTCAATGGTGTGAGAATTTTCAAGTGTACTGCAACAAAAGCCCACAAAGTTACTCATAATTAATCAGGGTCCGCTGATTAACGTGTTGAGTATCTGAAACACACCTTTCTACTTGTCAAAGTGGAAATATATGCATTGTTTGGCTGTCAGTGTGTGcctgtgcgtgcgtgcgtgtgtgtgtgcgcgcgcgtgtgtgtgtaaggtgGGCGCGCGGATTTTCTTCAACCTGGTCAGCACCTTTCATAATACTGTAAAGACAGTTTTACTCCTCTTTTTGCTTTATTGACAACTTTtcgaataaaaaaaaatgatatacaAGGAAAAACTGTTTCCTTACAATGTATCAACAGAAATCATACTGTAGCCTGCATTAAAGATGTATATTGCTCAGGGAAGTAGCGCTATAAAAGAAGTTATGGATAATGTTTACATACCTTACTTaccttacttacttacttaaaaATAGTCAAACAAGTCTAAGTTGCAGTATTACTTATAAATAACGTCATTATTTGTCGTATtaactgtattatttttgtttaatccacGTTTTTATTCCCCTACTCCATCACTTGTGTCATATGGGCTTCTGGAGACTTCAGACGTGTgatgtaaatatgaaataacagTTGGATGGACCGTGATCTCACCTGAACGATCTGTCGGGGCTGCACGGACAGTGTGGGGAAGTTTCCGCGGCCGTGGATCGGGACGCTCTCTCCCAGGATGGAGTCCAAACGCCGCACCTGATCCCAAGACAGCACGCTGACCCGCCGACTCTGCTCCGAGACATCACCGGAGGACATGAACGACCGGACTCAACGGAAAGTCCAGAGAATGCGTTTTAAGTTCTATGCAATCAGCTGCGATCCCCCCCAGAAGAGCAGGTGATGTTTGAGTAACGGAAGATGAGGcggaaaacacagacagcaccGGCGCGTCTTTCTCAGTCTCCTCTTCAGGGACAACTTTCAGAAACCTCCAAAATGCAATAAAGTGATGGGAAAGTTTGGTAGAATGTCGCACATGTCCACAATAGAAACTTGGagtccctctctcttcccctctgtctccactCACTCTCTGCTCACTGCCTCTGGGCTCACACCGGGTTTTTACCGAGCTGGGATTAACGCGAGCCTCCCTATTGGCTGGACAGAGATTTATGAACGCTTCAACATACAGAAGACTACAATCAGCCtacacacggacacacacacacacacacacccctactTCCCATGCGTCAGATGGCAGGTTCAAGGACTGTAGGAAATATGGTAATTACTAGTTGGGCGCAATTAAAAGACGCTACTTCTCTTGAACTGAGCACGTGAAGTTCCAAGACCAGCTGTCCCGGGTTGCACACTAGATCTATTCTAGTATGTTATATACATGGGGGGAATGAAGTATGTTTTGAAATActataaaataaactgagcaAACAACCTAACAACTGTTATTACAATCTGATTCAAAGGTTTATTGGGATGGTTGGGTTGGTGCATG
Protein-coding regions in this window:
- the LOC108897178 gene encoding terminal nucleotidyltransferase 5A, with protein sequence MSSGDVSEQSRRVSVLSWDQVRRLDSILGESVPIHGRGNFPTLSVQPRQIVQVVRARLEEQGVVVRDVKLNGSAASHVLHQDNGLGYKDLDLIFGLNLTDDKTFRLVKDVVLDCLVDFLPEGVCRERITALALKEAYVQKLVKVCNETDRWSLISLSNNTGKNVELKFVDSLRRQFEFSVDSFQITLDSLLLFDRCSETAMSETFHPTVQGESMYGDFEEALGHLCSKTIATRSPEEIRGGGLLKYCHLLVRGFRPSSEAQMKQMQRYMCSRFFIDFPDISEQQRKLEAYLQNHFAGMEHKRYEYLVTLRRVVDESTVCLMGHERRQTLALISALALRVMAEQNAIPALSNITCYYQPAPYVRDVNFSNYYVAQVQSPMATCSNSYQTWLPCS